In one Leptospira yasudae genomic region, the following are encoded:
- a CDS encoding cytidylyltransferase domain-containing protein yields the protein MSGIRSTHKIYAFIQARTGSTRLPGKVLKEFPPGTEKTLLDRIQERISAVLPEEQIVYLIPDGDEELRSFLQSRNYRFFTGDLYDVRQRYISAAERYQADHILRLTGDNPFYDTLHLDQLLQTFQFSNTDLSYVAGLPLGMGGEIFSRKALEWTPDVLEERHREHVSLHIKENPDRFRISKLSSLLTESEKELLPMFRLTIDEPKDFETTALIFDSLNETNPLFGARECLELYEKNPDIFSGNKDVEQIRFQPPLSSSVETKKIRIGVFAGDPKEFGSGHFERSRILFSLLSAASYETVWLRELPKDGAVGLLIVDSRDIPIPEYSKTKVFLLDHFGPDRGKHKHYDLLPHPEIADRFSLDQILIPPALFGAACAANPYIFCYAGNLDPAFTKELDLFLLRLAAFEDLRNSPSAVRADSNDRNPPFTGTQNSPPVIRVGGTASHSDSIRFLPRVSKFQFQNLLAGSSGFVGYFGQSLFEAVFLEKKVCCYSISSVHSSLARLCEEKYGIPFAGELGRVGFGGEKGQRPNQIAMLRSAWSGVSGEGYSLLLREIEEFLRS from the coding sequence CGAAGAACAAATCGTATATTTGATCCCCGACGGGGATGAAGAATTGCGTTCGTTCCTGCAATCGAGGAATTACCGTTTTTTTACCGGAGATTTATACGACGTTCGTCAACGTTATATCTCCGCGGCCGAACGTTATCAAGCGGATCATATCCTTCGTTTAACCGGAGACAATCCGTTTTACGATACGCTTCACTTGGATCAGCTTCTGCAAACATTCCAATTTTCGAATACGGATCTCTCATACGTCGCCGGCCTTCCTCTGGGAATGGGCGGAGAAATCTTTTCCCGAAAGGCTCTCGAATGGACGCCTGACGTTTTGGAAGAAAGACATCGGGAACACGTGAGTCTTCATATTAAGGAGAATCCGGATCGATTCCGAATTTCAAAACTTTCCTCCCTTTTGACCGAATCGGAAAAAGAACTTCTTCCGATGTTTCGTCTTACGATCGACGAACCGAAGGATTTTGAAACGACGGCTCTCATCTTCGATTCTTTGAACGAAACGAATCCTCTGTTCGGCGCAAGGGAATGTTTGGAACTTTACGAAAAGAACCCGGATATCTTTTCCGGAAACAAGGACGTGGAACAGATTCGGTTTCAACCCCCCTTGTCATCCTCTGTGGAAACGAAAAAAATTCGAATCGGAGTATTCGCGGGCGATCCGAAAGAATTCGGGAGCGGTCATTTTGAACGGTCGAGAATCCTATTCTCCCTTTTGTCCGCGGCCTCATACGAGACGGTCTGGCTTCGGGAACTTCCGAAGGACGGCGCGGTGGGTCTACTCATCGTCGACTCCAGAGACATTCCAATTCCTGAATATTCAAAAACAAAAGTATTCCTTTTGGATCATTTCGGTCCGGATCGGGGAAAACACAAACACTACGATCTATTGCCTCATCCAGAGATCGCGGATCGTTTTTCCTTGGATCAGATCCTGATTCCTCCGGCCTTATTCGGTGCGGCATGCGCCGCAAATCCGTATATTTTTTGTTATGCGGGAAATTTGGATCCGGCTTTCACGAAAGAATTGGATTTGTTTCTCCTGCGTTTGGCCGCTTTCGAGGATTTGCGCAATTCTCCTTCCGCGGTCCGTGCCGATTCAAACGACCGCAATCCCCCTTTCACGGGGACTCAAAATTCTCCCCCAGTGATTCGTGTCGGAGGAACGGCCTCGCATTCGGATTCGATCCGTTTTCTTCCCCGTGTTTCCAAGTTCCAGTTTCAAAATCTTTTGGCCGGCTCTTCCGGTTTTGTCGGTTATTTCGGTCAGTCGCTTTTCGAGGCGGTGTTTTTGGAAAAGAAGGTTTGTTGTTATTCGATCAGCTCGGTTCATTCTTCCCTGGCCCGACTCTGCGAAGAAAAATACGGAATTCCATTTGCGGGAGAATTGGGACGGGTCGGATTCGGAGGCGAAAAGGGGCAGCGCCCGAACCAAATCGCAATGCTTCGCTCCGCTTGGAGCGGGGTTTCCGGGGAAGGATATTCGTTATTACTCCGGGAAATTGAGGAGTTTCTCCGTTCTTAA